A DNA window from Candidatus Sulfidibacterium hydrothermale contains the following coding sequences:
- a CDS encoding NADH-quinone oxidoreductase subunit B family protein, whose amino-acid sequence MNKKVIATTSLAGCFGCHMSLLDIDERILDLIELVEFNKSPIDDIKKFTKPVDIGIIEGGCCNSENVEILKYFRENCKILVSLGECAIMGGLPAMRNGISVEECLNEAYLNGPTVQENHEKIIPNDEELPIILDRVYTCHEVVKIDYFLPGCPPRADLIWNALYALVTENPMELPYEVVKFD is encoded by the coding sequence ATGAATAAGAAAGTAATTGCTACCACTTCACTTGCCGGCTGTTTCGGCTGTCACATGTCACTTCTTGACATTGACGAAAGAATTCTGGACCTCATTGAACTGGTAGAATTCAATAAATCACCCATTGACGACATCAAAAAATTCACCAAGCCGGTGGATATCGGAATTATCGAAGGCGGGTGCTGCAATAGCGAGAATGTGGAAATTTTGAAATATTTCAGAGAAAACTGCAAAATTCTGGTTTCGCTTGGCGAATGCGCCATCATGGGCGGATTGCCGGCTATGCGCAACGGCATCTCCGTTGAAGAATGCCTGAACGAAGCCTACTTAAACGGCCCTACGGTGCAGGAAAATCACGAAAAAATCATTCCTAACGATGAAGAGTTGCCGATCATTCTTGACCGGGTTTACACCTGTCATGAAGTAGTTAAAATCGATTATTTTCTTCCCGGCTGTCCGCCTCGCGCCGATCTTATCTGGAATGCACTGTACGCACTGGTCACAGAAAATCCTATGGAGTTGCCATATGAAGTTGTAAAATTTGATTAA
- a CDS encoding HypC/HybG/HupF family hydrogenase formation chaperone: MCLSIPAKIEKIEGETAVCSVGGSTYQASLMMLQTEELAPGDYVLIHTGFAIQKLDKEEAEASLKAFDEFKKLNEEMDREERETNQRLI, from the coding sequence ATGTGTCTGAGTATTCCGGCAAAAATTGAAAAAATCGAAGGGGAAACAGCGGTTTGTTCCGTAGGTGGTTCCACTTATCAGGCCAGTTTAATGATGTTGCAAACCGAAGAGCTGGCACCGGGTGATTATGTGTTGATTCATACCGGTTTCGCTATTCAGAAACTGGATAAAGAAGAAGCGGAAGCCAGCCTGAAGGCTTTTGATGAATTTAAAAAACTGAATGAAGAAATGGACCGCGAAGAACGCGAAACCAACCAACGGCTGATATGA
- the hypD gene encoding hydrogenase formation protein HypD, producing the protein MRYIDEFRDRDTVRALAAEIKKISTRPVKLMEVCGGHTMSIQKFGLPALLPDTVELISGPGCPVCVTSRSYIDKAVAFSQQKDVIITTYGDLIRVPGSESTLEKEHAAGADVRVVYSVLDALKIAREQPAKKVVFLGIGFETTAPGTAVAILQAAREKLTNFFVYSAHKVMPPAMAALIDEGVQINGYIGPGHVSTITGKGIYEDIPKKFGLGVVISGFEPTDLMQSVLMLIRQIETGKPQVEIQYKRAVRPEGNRKAKQMMNEVFEPGDDWWRGLGVLKDSGLKIRPKYAAFDAEKNIRADGMVPLREPKGCICGDILKGIKKPKDCRLFATVCTPRDPVGSCMVSGEGACQAYYLYNR; encoded by the coding sequence ATGAGATATATTGATGAATTCAGAGACCGTGATACGGTACGGGCACTGGCTGCCGAAATAAAGAAAATTTCTACCCGGCCGGTAAAACTCATGGAAGTGTGCGGCGGGCATACCATGTCGATTCAAAAATTTGGCCTTCCGGCTTTGTTGCCCGATACGGTGGAACTGATTTCGGGACCGGGATGTCCGGTGTGTGTTACCAGTCGTTCGTATATCGACAAAGCTGTGGCTTTCAGTCAGCAGAAAGATGTGATTATTACCACTTACGGCGATTTGATTCGTGTGCCCGGTTCGGAAAGTACGTTGGAAAAAGAACATGCTGCCGGAGCGGATGTCCGTGTGGTTTATTCGGTGCTGGATGCCCTGAAAATTGCCCGCGAGCAGCCCGCCAAAAAGGTAGTTTTTCTCGGGATCGGATTTGAGACGACAGCCCCCGGTACGGCCGTGGCCATTTTGCAGGCAGCCCGCGAAAAGCTGACAAACTTTTTTGTGTACAGTGCCCATAAAGTGATGCCGCCGGCCATGGCTGCGCTGATTGATGAAGGGGTGCAAATCAACGGTTACATTGGCCCCGGACATGTGAGTACGATTACCGGAAAAGGAATTTATGAAGATATCCCGAAAAAATTTGGTCTCGGTGTGGTCATCAGCGGCTTTGAACCGACCGACCTGATGCAGTCGGTTTTGATGCTGATCAGGCAGATAGAAACCGGAAAGCCGCAGGTGGAAATTCAGTATAAACGGGCGGTAAGACCTGAAGGAAACCGGAAAGCCAAACAAATGATGAACGAAGTTTTTGAGCCCGGCGACGACTGGTGGCGGGGACTGGGCGTTCTGAAAGACAGCGGACTGAAGATCCGGCCGAAATATGCGGCTTTTGATGCGGAAAAAAATATCCGTGCCGACGGAATGGTGCCTCTGCGAGAACCCAAAGGGTGCATTTGCGGCGATATTCTGAAAGGTATCAAAAAACCGAAAGACTGCCGGTTGTTTGCCACGGTGTGTACCCCCCGCGATCCGGTGGGCAGCTGTATGGTGTCCGGCGAAGGGGCCTGTCAGGCTTATTATTTGTATAACCGGTAA
- a CDS encoding 2Fe-2S iron-sulfur cluster-binding protein, which yields MENTENKIKITLDGKTIYARKGSTIVEAARENGIYIPTLCHFEGADPKACCRICTVKINNRFMTSCTTPVSEGMEIENNTEEINDLRKSIVELLFVSGNHFCPTCEKSGNCELQALAYRFKMLVPRFPFSFPRKEVDASNPKIVKEQNRCILCKRCIKTIRDEEGRHYFAYKNRGQHLEVVLDPVLGADMPDELAKKAMENCPTGSILYKGKGFEQPIGTRKYDNQPIGSEIENQS from the coding sequence ATGGAAAACACAGAAAATAAAATAAAGATCACGCTGGACGGAAAAACCATTTACGCCCGGAAAGGCAGCACCATTGTGGAAGCCGCCCGCGAAAACGGAATTTACATTCCTACGCTCTGTCATTTCGAAGGCGCCGACCCCAAAGCATGCTGCCGCATCTGCACCGTAAAAATCAACAACCGGTTCATGACATCCTGTACCACACCGGTAAGTGAAGGAATGGAAATTGAAAACAATACGGAAGAAATCAACGATTTACGGAAGAGCATTGTCGAACTGCTGTTTGTGAGCGGAAATCACTTCTGCCCCACTTGCGAAAAAAGCGGCAACTGCGAACTACAGGCGCTGGCTTACCGGTTTAAAATGCTGGTTCCGCGATTCCCGTTCAGTTTTCCCCGCAAAGAAGTGGATGCCTCCAATCCGAAAATTGTAAAAGAACAAAACCGGTGTATTTTGTGCAAACGCTGCATTAAAACCATCCGCGATGAAGAAGGCCGGCATTATTTCGCCTACAAGAATCGCGGGCAACATCTCGAAGTGGTGTTAGACCCTGTTCTTGGTGCAGATATGCCCGACGAGCTGGCCAAAAAAGCCATGGAAAACTGTCCGACAGGCTCAATTCTTTACAAAGGAAAAGGGTTTGAGCAACCTATTGGTACCCGGAAATACGACAACCAACCCATTGGAAGTGAAATTGAAAATCAATCATAA
- a CDS encoding NAD(P)H-dependent oxidoreductase subunit E — MATDEKIYQILSKFDQDKTRLMDILLSIHEDQGFVSADDMRKLSESLGISYAQVQETATFYHFFSNTPKGKYNIYLNNSITSVLKGRAAVKEAFEYYCGTAFGSVSEDGLFGLFDTSCIGMNDQEPAAIINDKIFTNLTPFRVKQLVDDMRKGLSAEELMYEDFGSGNNADPDIRAMVTNNIRKKSIILKKDYEPFSFLTSKLKTMSPEEVIAEIEASNLRGRGGAGFPTGLKWRFGRRTAGKHRVIICNADEGEPGTFKDRVLLTEYPELIFEGMVVAAYATGADIGLLYLRYEYKYLYHFLNRKLTEMRKKNFLGESIAGMDGFDFDIRIQLGAGAYVCGEESALIESLEGKRGEPRDKPPFPVEKGYLGYPTIVNNVETLATAVKILHHGAAWYSSFGTKDSLGTKLLSISGDCRFPGIYEVEWGTTLREIVAMSGAEDVQAIQVGGPSGMIIGMKDVNNMDNSELMKWYKPSGMMIAEKFFDRKLSYSDLPTGGSIMIFDNSRDLLSEVVMNFMNFFIEESCASCSTCRNIPLLMKNKLQKIIDGHGIRQDIYDLLNWGKILKASRCGLGQTAGNPILSSIFHFRHLYEQRIQSLTQFDSGFSLEKATEASRKYLNKKPVFHHF; from the coding sequence ATGGCAACAGATGAAAAAATTTATCAAATTCTATCGAAATTTGATCAAGACAAAACCAGATTAATGGACATCCTTTTGTCCATTCACGAAGATCAGGGCTTTGTCAGCGCAGACGATATGCGCAAGCTCTCGGAATCGCTCGGCATTTCCTATGCCCAGGTTCAGGAAACAGCCACTTTTTACCATTTCTTTTCCAACACGCCCAAAGGCAAATACAACATCTACCTGAACAACAGCATCACGTCCGTGCTAAAGGGCAGAGCAGCGGTAAAAGAAGCGTTTGAATACTACTGCGGCACCGCTTTCGGAAGTGTTTCCGAAGATGGGCTTTTCGGCTTGTTCGACACCTCCTGTATCGGCATGAACGATCAGGAACCGGCCGCCATCATCAACGATAAGATTTTTACCAATCTGACGCCTTTCCGCGTAAAACAATTGGTTGACGATATGAGGAAAGGTCTTTCCGCAGAGGAACTCATGTACGAAGATTTCGGAAGCGGCAACAATGCTGATCCCGATATCAGGGCAATGGTAACCAACAACATCCGGAAAAAATCAATCATTCTCAAAAAAGACTACGAGCCTTTTTCGTTCCTGACGTCCAAACTCAAAACCATGAGTCCGGAAGAAGTGATTGCCGAGATAGAAGCATCCAACCTGCGGGGACGTGGCGGAGCCGGCTTTCCCACCGGACTGAAATGGCGGTTTGGACGGCGGACAGCCGGAAAACACCGGGTAATTATCTGTAATGCCGACGAAGGCGAGCCCGGCACTTTTAAAGACCGCGTTTTATTGACCGAATATCCTGAGTTAATCTTCGAGGGCATGGTGGTCGCCGCTTACGCCACCGGAGCAGATATCGGACTGCTTTATTTACGATATGAATACAAATACCTGTACCACTTTCTAAACCGCAAACTGACCGAAATGCGGAAAAAAAACTTTCTCGGTGAAAGCATTGCCGGCATGGACGGCTTTGACTTCGACATCCGGATTCAGCTCGGCGCCGGAGCCTATGTTTGCGGTGAAGAATCGGCGCTTATCGAGTCGCTCGAAGGCAAACGGGGCGAGCCACGCGACAAACCGCCTTTCCCGGTAGAGAAAGGTTATCTCGGCTACCCAACGATTGTCAACAATGTGGAAACACTGGCCACTGCCGTAAAGATCCTGCATCACGGGGCTGCGTGGTACAGCAGTTTCGGCACCAAAGACTCACTGGGAACCAAGCTGCTCAGTATTTCAGGCGACTGCCGGTTTCCGGGCATCTACGAAGTGGAATGGGGAACCACGCTACGCGAAATTGTTGCGATGAGCGGGGCCGAAGATGTACAAGCCATCCAGGTAGGCGGTCCTTCCGGTATGATCATCGGCATGAAAGACGTCAACAACATGGACAACAGCGAACTGATGAAATGGTACAAACCGTCAGGCATGATGATCGCTGAAAAGTTCTTCGACCGGAAACTGAGTTATTCCGACCTGCCCACCGGCGGTTCTATCATGATCTTTGACAACAGCCGTGACTTGCTTAGTGAAGTGGTCATGAATTTTATGAACTTCTTCATCGAAGAATCCTGCGCATCCTGCTCCACTTGCCGTAATATCCCGCTACTGATGAAAAACAAGCTGCAAAAAATTATTGACGGGCACGGCATCCGGCAAGACATTTACGACTTGCTCAACTGGGGAAAAATACTGAAAGCCAGCCGCTGCGGACTGGGACAAACGGCAGGTAACCCCATTTTATCTTCCATTTTCCATTTCCGGCATCTGTACGAGCAGCGAATCCAGAGCCTGACACAATTCGACAGCGGATTCAGCCTGGAAAAAGCCACAGAAGCTTCCCGAAAATATTTAAATAAAAAACCGGTATTTCATCATTTTTAA
- the hypF gene encoding carbamoyltransferase HypF has protein sequence MTKTAYKIEVKGLVQGVGFRPFIYKLARRHALRGHVENNNKGVLIRVEGDEKALLRFLQDIREEAPAASQISRIDYEKIKANGFQEFSIRQSRSYSDEVTEVSPDIAVCDDCLRDMKTQPHRIDYPFTNCTHCGPRFSIIKDLPYDRHQTTMAPFQMCDVCHAEYTDVTDRRFHAQPVACNHCGPVYSLHLSSGETENDFYTLLSKTAALLDDGRIVALKGLGGFHLACNALDENAVRLLRQRKNREGKPFAVMFSDMALVKEYLQVSSEEERLLQSWRRPIVLLRIKKPLPYPVSNGLNTTGVMLPYMPFHYQLFEKLKTPVLVMTSGNLSDEPVLTDNADALNKLAPVADAVLTYNREIYNRVDDSVAMVVNRKERLIRRSRGYAPSSVPLSLPAEGVFAAGAELVNCFAVGKGDKVFLSQYIGDLKNPETLGFYEESYQRFCRLFRFKPVLAAVDLHPDYYSTKFAQKTGLPLEFVQHHHAHIASCMAEHQLDEPVIGVSFDGTGLGTDGKIWGGEFLVCDLQDFRRTYHFEYVLQPGGDAVIRQPWRMALAYLYRYFGKDFLTGRYKKWFPFLEKETFELFLSMMESKINCPETSSAGRLFDAVSALLGICTRSTYHAEAPMRLESAADEHISSAYPVDIRNGEISFRPVFEGLLRDRENGMPVSEMAGKFHQTVVEVIIATAKKIASETGIRKVVLSGGTFQNRIVLAKAENRLREAGFAVYSHQQVPSNDGGIALGQMAVAAKRRVTNSNN, from the coding sequence ATGACCAAAACAGCTTATAAAATAGAAGTGAAAGGTTTGGTGCAGGGAGTAGGGTTTCGGCCTTTTATTTACAAACTGGCCCGGCGTCATGCCTTGCGTGGTCATGTGGAGAATAACAACAAGGGCGTGTTAATCAGGGTCGAAGGAGATGAAAAAGCGCTGCTCCGGTTTCTGCAGGATATCCGGGAGGAAGCACCGGCAGCATCGCAAATCAGTCGTATTGATTATGAAAAGATAAAAGCCAACGGCTTTCAGGAATTTTCGATTCGTCAGAGCCGTTCGTATTCCGACGAAGTGACCGAAGTGAGTCCCGATATTGCCGTTTGTGACGATTGCCTTCGGGACATGAAAACCCAGCCGCACCGGATTGATTATCCGTTTACCAATTGTACCCATTGCGGTCCGCGGTTCAGCATTATCAAAGATTTGCCGTACGACCGGCATCAGACCACCATGGCCCCTTTTCAGATGTGCGATGTGTGCCATGCGGAATACACGGATGTGACGGACCGTCGTTTTCATGCACAGCCGGTAGCCTGTAATCACTGTGGACCTGTATATTCGCTTCATCTGTCTTCGGGTGAAACAGAAAACGACTTTTATACCTTATTAAGTAAAACAGCAGCCTTGCTGGACGATGGCCGTATTGTAGCCCTGAAAGGGCTGGGTGGTTTTCATCTTGCCTGTAATGCGCTGGACGAAAATGCGGTACGTTTGTTAAGGCAGCGAAAAAACAGAGAAGGCAAGCCCTTTGCCGTGATGTTTTCCGATATGGCTTTGGTAAAAGAATATTTGCAGGTTTCTTCCGAAGAAGAAAGGCTGTTGCAAAGCTGGCGGCGACCCATTGTGTTGCTGCGCATTAAAAAACCATTGCCGTATCCGGTGAGCAACGGGCTGAATACAACCGGGGTGATGCTGCCGTATATGCCTTTTCATTATCAGCTTTTCGAAAAACTGAAAACGCCGGTATTGGTAATGACCAGCGGAAACCTGTCGGATGAGCCGGTTTTGACCGATAATGCCGATGCGTTGAATAAACTGGCCCCTGTGGCCGATGCGGTGCTTACTTACAACCGCGAGATTTATAACCGGGTGGACGATTCGGTAGCCATGGTCGTAAACCGGAAAGAACGGCTGATACGACGTTCGCGGGGGTATGCTCCGTCGTCGGTTCCGCTTTCTTTGCCTGCCGAAGGAGTTTTTGCCGCCGGCGCCGAACTGGTGAATTGCTTTGCCGTAGGAAAAGGCGACAAGGTTTTTTTAAGTCAGTATATCGGCGACTTAAAAAATCCGGAAACCCTCGGCTTTTATGAAGAATCCTATCAGCGGTTTTGCCGGTTATTCCGGTTTAAACCTGTTCTGGCAGCTGTGGATTTGCATCCCGATTATTATTCCACAAAGTTTGCCCAAAAAACCGGTTTGCCGTTGGAATTTGTCCAGCATCATCATGCACACATTGCTTCCTGCATGGCTGAGCATCAGCTTGATGAGCCGGTAATCGGAGTCAGCTTCGACGGTACCGGTTTGGGAACCGACGGGAAAATATGGGGCGGTGAGTTTTTGGTGTGCGACCTGCAGGATTTCCGGCGGACGTATCATTTTGAATATGTTTTGCAGCCCGGTGGCGATGCGGTCATCCGGCAGCCCTGGCGCATGGCGCTGGCTTATCTTTACCGTTATTTTGGAAAAGATTTTTTGACCGGACGATACAAAAAATGGTTCCCTTTTCTGGAAAAAGAGACTTTCGAACTGTTTTTGTCCATGATGGAAAGCAAGATTAATTGTCCCGAAACGAGCAGCGCCGGCCGGTTGTTTGATGCGGTGTCTGCTTTGCTGGGTATTTGCACCCGTTCGACTTATCATGCCGAAGCCCCCATGCGTCTGGAATCGGCAGCCGACGAGCACATCTCATCGGCTTATCCGGTGGATATCCGGAACGGAGAAATCTCTTTCCGCCCTGTTTTTGAAGGATTGCTTCGGGACAGGGAAAACGGGATGCCGGTTTCGGAAATGGCCGGCAAATTTCATCAAACGGTGGTAGAAGTTATTATCGCGACAGCGAAAAAAATAGCGTCCGAAACGGGTATCCGGAAAGTGGTCCTTTCTGGCGGGACGTTTCAAAATAGAATCGTATTGGCAAAAGCAGAAAACCGGTTGCGTGAAGCCGGCTTTGCTGTTTACAGTCATCAGCAGGTTCCTTCCAACGACGGAGGGATTGCCCTGGGACAAATGGCGGTGGCGGCCAAAAGAAGAGTAACGAACAGTAATAATTAA